A region of Onychomys torridus chromosome 10, mOncTor1.1, whole genome shotgun sequence DNA encodes the following proteins:
- the Pcdh7 gene encoding protocadherin-7 isoform X5, translating to MLRMRTTGWARGRCLGCCLLLPLCLSLAAAKQLLRYRLAEEGPADVRIGNVASDLGIVTGSGEVTFSLESGSEYLKIDNLTGELSTSERRIDREKLPQCQMIFDENECFLDFEVSVIGPSQSWVDLFEGRVIVLDINDNTPTFPSPVLTLTVEENRPVGTLYLLPTATDRDFGRNGIERYELLQEPGGGGGGGEGRRSGPADSAPYPGGGGNSASGSGPGGSKRRLEAPEGGGGTGPGGRSSVFELQVADTPDGEKQPQLIVKGALDREQRDSYELTLRVRDGGDPPRSSQAILRVLITDVNDNSPRFEKSVYEADLAENSAPGTPILQLRAADLDVGVNGQIEYVFGAATESVRRLLRLDETSGWLSVLHRIDREEVNQLRFTVMARDRGQPPKTDKATVVLNIKDENDNVPSIEIRKIGRIPLKDGVANVAEDVLVDTPIALVQVSDRDQGENGVVTCTVVGDVPFQLKPASDTEGDQNKKKYFLHTSAPLDYETTREFNVVIVAVDSGSPSLSSNNSLVVKVGDTNDNPPVFGQSVVEVYFPENNIPGERVATVLATDADSGKNAEIAYSLDSSVMGTFAIDPDSGDILVNTVLDREQTDRYEFKVNAKDKGIPVLQGSTTVIVQVADKNDNDPKFMQDVFTFYVKENLQPNSPVGMVTVMDADKGRNAEMSLYIEENSNIFSIENDTGTIYSTMSFDREHQTTYTFRVKAVDGGDPPRSATATVSLFVMDENDNAPTVTLPRNISYTLLPPSSNVRTVVATVLATDSDDGINADLNYSIVGGNPFKLFEIDPTSGVVSLVGKLTQKHYGLHRLVVQVNDSGQPSQSTTTLVHVFVNESVSNATVIDSQIVRSLHTPLTQDIAGDPSYEISKQRLSIVIGVVAGIMTVILIILIVMMARYCRSKNKNGYEAGKKDHEDFFTPQQHDKSKKPKKDKKNKKSKQPLYSSIVTVEASKPNGQRYDSVNEKLSDSPSMGRYRSVNGGPGSPDLARHYKSSSPLPTVQLHPQSPTAGKKHQAVQDLPPANTFVGAGDNISIGSDHCSEYSCQTSNKYSKQMRLHPYITVFG from the exons ATGCTGAGGATGCGGACCACGGGATGGGCGCGCGGCCGGTGCTTGGGCTGTTGCCTCCTTCTGCCGCTCTGCCTCAGCCTGGCCGCCGCCAAGCAGCTGCTCCGGTACCGGCTGGCGGAGGAGGGCCCCGCCGACGTGCGGATCGGCAATGTGGCCTCGGACCTGGGCATCGTGACCGGCTCGGGCGAGGTGACTTTCAGCCTCGAGTCTGGCTCTGAGTACCTGAAGATTGACAACCTCACCGGCGAGCTGAGCACCAGCGAGCGGCGCATCGACCGAGAGAAGCTACCCCAGTGTCAGATGATCTTCGACGAGAATGAGTGTTTCTTGGACTTTGAGGTATCCGTGATAGGGCCCTCGCAGAGCTGGGTGGACCTGTTCGAGGGTCGGGTCATCGTGCTGGACATCAACGACAACACGCCCACCTTCCCGTCACCGGTGCTCACACTCACGGTGGAGGAGAACCGGCCTGTGGGAACGCTCTACCTGCTGCCCACGGCCACCGATCGTGACTTCGGTCGCAATGGAATCGAGCGCTATGAGCTGCTCCAGGAGCCCgggggtggcggtggcggcggcgaaGGAAGGCGCTCGGGGCCGGCGGACAGCGCCCCCTACCCAGGGGGCGGCGGGAACAGTGCGAGCGGCAGCGGCCCTGGAGGCTCCAAACGGCGGCTGGAGGCGCCTGAGGGTGGCGGCGGGACCGGTCCTGGTGGCCGAAGCAGTGTGTTCGAGCTGCAGGTGGCAGACACGCCAGACGGCGAGAAACAACCGCAGCTGATAGTGAAGGGGGCGCTGGACCGGGAGCAGCGAGACTCCTATGAGCTGACCCTCCGAGTGCGCGATGGGGGCGATCCACCGCGGTCCTCGCAGGCTATCTTGAGGGTGCTCATCACCGACGTGAATGACAACAGCCCCCGCTTCGAGAAGAGCGTGTATGAGGCCGACCTGGCTGAGAACAGCGCTCCGGGCACCCCGATCCTGCAGTTGCGCGCCGCCGATTTGGACGTGGGGGTCAATGGACAGATCGAGTATGTATTTGGGGCTGCTACCGAGTCGGTAAGAAGGCTACTGCGTCTGGACGAAACGTCGGGCTGGCTCAGTGTCTTGCACCGTATTGACCGCGAGGAAGTGAATCAGCTGCGATTCACTGTCATGGCCCGTGACCGCGGGCAGCCCCCCAAGACAGATAAGGCCACGGTGGTCCTCAACATCAAAGATGAGAACGACAACGTTCCCTCCATCGAAATCCGCAAGATAGGGCGCATCCCACTTAAGGACGGGGTGGCCAACGTGGCCGAGGATGTCCTAGTGGACACCCCCATTGCCCTGGTGCAGGTGTCCGACCGAGACCAAGGCGAGAACGGGGTAGTCACCTGTACGGTAGTGGGAGATGTGCCTTTCCAGCTTAAACCAGCCAGCGACACAGAGGGCGATCAGAACAAGAAAAAGTACTTCCTGCACACGTCGGCCCCACTGGACTATGAGACCACCCGGGAGTTCAACGTGGTTATAGTAGCTGTGGACTCTGGCAGTCCTAGCCTCTCCAGCAACAATTCCTTAGTGGTCAAGGTGGGAGACACCAATGACAACCCTCCTGTCTTTGGTCAGTCTGTGGTTGAGGTTTACTTTCCAGAGAACAACATTCCCGGTGAGAGGGTAGCCACTGTGCTGGCGACAGATGCGGACAGTGGGAAGAACGCAGAGATTGCCTACTCTCTGGACTCCTCAGTGATGGGGACTTTTGCCATAGATCCCGATTCTGGGGACATCTTGGTCAATACAGTACTGGACCGGGAGCAGACTGACAGGTATGAGTTTAAAGTTAATGCCAAAGACAAAGGCATTCCTGTGCTGCAGGGCAGCACCACGGTGATTGTACAGGTGGCTGATAAAAATGACAATGACCCTAAGTTTATGCAGGACGTCTTTACCTTTTATGTGAAGGAAAACTTGCAACCCAACAGCCCTGTGGGAATGGTCACTGTGATGGATGCTGACAAGGGACGGAATGCAGAGATGAGCTTGTACATAGAGGAGAACAGTAACATTTTTTCTATTGAAAATGACACAGGGACCATTTACTCCACAATGTCTTTTGACAGGGAGCATCAGACTACATACACTTTCCGAGTGAAGGCTGTGGATGGGGGAGATCCTCCCCGATCAGCTACAGCCACAGTCTCCCTCTTTGTGATGGATGAAAATGATAACGCTCCCACAGTTACCCTTCCCAGAAACATTTCCTACACCTTGCTGCCACCTTCCAGTAATGTCAGGACAGTAGTAGCTACAGTGCTGGCAACAGACAGTGATGATGGCATCAATGCGGACTTGAACTACAGCATTGTGGGAGGGAATCCTTTCAAGCTGTTTGAGATTGATCCCACCAGTGGTGTGGTTTCCTTAGTAGGAAAACTCACCCAGAAGCATTACGGCTTGCATAGGCTGGTTGTGCAAGTGAATGACAGTGGCCAGCCCTCCCAGTCCACTACGACTTTGGTGCATGTATTTGTCAATGAAAGTGTTTCCAATGCAACTGTGATTGACTCTCAGATAGTCAGAAGTTTGCATACCCCTCTCACCCAGGATATAGCTGGTGACCCAAGCTATGAAATTAGCAAACAGAGACTCAGTATTGTCATTGGGGTGGTGGCTGGCATTATGACAGTGATCCTAATCATTTTGATTGTCATGATGGCAAGATACTGCAggtccaaaaataaaaatggctacgAAGCTGGCAAAAAAGACCACGAAGACTTTTTCACACCCCAGCAGCATGACAAGTCTAAAAAGcctaaaaaagacaagaaaaacaaaaaatctaagcAGCCGCTCTACAGCAGTATCGTCACTGTCGAAGCTTCCAAACCGAATGGACAGAGGTATGACAGTGTCAATGAGAAGTTGTCAGACAGCCCAAGCATGGGCCGATACAGATCTGTTAATGGTGGGCCTGGCAGTCCCGACTTGGCAAGGCATTACAAATCTAGTTCCCCCTTGCCTACTGTCCAGCTTCACCCTCAGTCACCAACTGCAGGGAAAAAACACCAGGCTGTACAAGATCTACCACCAGCCAACACATTTGTGGGAGCAGGAGACAACATTTCAATTGGATCAGATCACTGCTCCGAGTACAGCTGTCAGACCAGTAACAAGTACAGCAAACAG atGCGTCTACATCCATACATTACTGTGTTTGGCTGA
- the Pcdh7 gene encoding protocadherin-7 isoform X3, protein MLRMRTTGWARGRCLGCCLLLPLCLSLAAAKQLLRYRLAEEGPADVRIGNVASDLGIVTGSGEVTFSLESGSEYLKIDNLTGELSTSERRIDREKLPQCQMIFDENECFLDFEVSVIGPSQSWVDLFEGRVIVLDINDNTPTFPSPVLTLTVEENRPVGTLYLLPTATDRDFGRNGIERYELLQEPGGGGGGGEGRRSGPADSAPYPGGGGNSASGSGPGGSKRRLEAPEGGGGTGPGGRSSVFELQVADTPDGEKQPQLIVKGALDREQRDSYELTLRVRDGGDPPRSSQAILRVLITDVNDNSPRFEKSVYEADLAENSAPGTPILQLRAADLDVGVNGQIEYVFGAATESVRRLLRLDETSGWLSVLHRIDREEVNQLRFTVMARDRGQPPKTDKATVVLNIKDENDNVPSIEIRKIGRIPLKDGVANVAEDVLVDTPIALVQVSDRDQGENGVVTCTVVGDVPFQLKPASDTEGDQNKKKYFLHTSAPLDYETTREFNVVIVAVDSGSPSLSSNNSLVVKVGDTNDNPPVFGQSVVEVYFPENNIPGERVATVLATDADSGKNAEIAYSLDSSVMGTFAIDPDSGDILVNTVLDREQTDRYEFKVNAKDKGIPVLQGSTTVIVQVADKNDNDPKFMQDVFTFYVKENLQPNSPVGMVTVMDADKGRNAEMSLYIEENSNIFSIENDTGTIYSTMSFDREHQTTYTFRVKAVDGGDPPRSATATVSLFVMDENDNAPTVTLPRNISYTLLPPSSNVRTVVATVLATDSDDGINADLNYSIVGGNPFKLFEIDPTSGVVSLVGKLTQKHYGLHRLVVQVNDSGQPSQSTTTLVHVFVNESVSNATVIDSQIVRSLHTPLTQDIAGDPSYEISKQRLSIVIGVVAGIMTVILIILIVMMARYCRSKNKNGYEAGKKDHEDFFTPQQHDKSKKPKKDKKNKKSKQPLYSSIVTVEASKPNGQRYDSVNEKLSDSPSMGRYRSVNGGPGSPDLARHYKSSSPLPTVQLHPQSPTAGKKHQAVQDLPPANTFVGAGDNISIGSDHCSEYSCQTSNKYSKQPFRRVTFSVVSQPQDPHQGSLQSCYDSGLEESETPSSKSSSGPRLGALPLPEDNYERTTPDGSVGEAEHMENGVAAITTFPFLPFPHGKTHGRRVLLRLLH, encoded by the coding sequence ATGCTGAGGATGCGGACCACGGGATGGGCGCGCGGCCGGTGCTTGGGCTGTTGCCTCCTTCTGCCGCTCTGCCTCAGCCTGGCCGCCGCCAAGCAGCTGCTCCGGTACCGGCTGGCGGAGGAGGGCCCCGCCGACGTGCGGATCGGCAATGTGGCCTCGGACCTGGGCATCGTGACCGGCTCGGGCGAGGTGACTTTCAGCCTCGAGTCTGGCTCTGAGTACCTGAAGATTGACAACCTCACCGGCGAGCTGAGCACCAGCGAGCGGCGCATCGACCGAGAGAAGCTACCCCAGTGTCAGATGATCTTCGACGAGAATGAGTGTTTCTTGGACTTTGAGGTATCCGTGATAGGGCCCTCGCAGAGCTGGGTGGACCTGTTCGAGGGTCGGGTCATCGTGCTGGACATCAACGACAACACGCCCACCTTCCCGTCACCGGTGCTCACACTCACGGTGGAGGAGAACCGGCCTGTGGGAACGCTCTACCTGCTGCCCACGGCCACCGATCGTGACTTCGGTCGCAATGGAATCGAGCGCTATGAGCTGCTCCAGGAGCCCgggggtggcggtggcggcggcgaaGGAAGGCGCTCGGGGCCGGCGGACAGCGCCCCCTACCCAGGGGGCGGCGGGAACAGTGCGAGCGGCAGCGGCCCTGGAGGCTCCAAACGGCGGCTGGAGGCGCCTGAGGGTGGCGGCGGGACCGGTCCTGGTGGCCGAAGCAGTGTGTTCGAGCTGCAGGTGGCAGACACGCCAGACGGCGAGAAACAACCGCAGCTGATAGTGAAGGGGGCGCTGGACCGGGAGCAGCGAGACTCCTATGAGCTGACCCTCCGAGTGCGCGATGGGGGCGATCCACCGCGGTCCTCGCAGGCTATCTTGAGGGTGCTCATCACCGACGTGAATGACAACAGCCCCCGCTTCGAGAAGAGCGTGTATGAGGCCGACCTGGCTGAGAACAGCGCTCCGGGCACCCCGATCCTGCAGTTGCGCGCCGCCGATTTGGACGTGGGGGTCAATGGACAGATCGAGTATGTATTTGGGGCTGCTACCGAGTCGGTAAGAAGGCTACTGCGTCTGGACGAAACGTCGGGCTGGCTCAGTGTCTTGCACCGTATTGACCGCGAGGAAGTGAATCAGCTGCGATTCACTGTCATGGCCCGTGACCGCGGGCAGCCCCCCAAGACAGATAAGGCCACGGTGGTCCTCAACATCAAAGATGAGAACGACAACGTTCCCTCCATCGAAATCCGCAAGATAGGGCGCATCCCACTTAAGGACGGGGTGGCCAACGTGGCCGAGGATGTCCTAGTGGACACCCCCATTGCCCTGGTGCAGGTGTCCGACCGAGACCAAGGCGAGAACGGGGTAGTCACCTGTACGGTAGTGGGAGATGTGCCTTTCCAGCTTAAACCAGCCAGCGACACAGAGGGCGATCAGAACAAGAAAAAGTACTTCCTGCACACGTCGGCCCCACTGGACTATGAGACCACCCGGGAGTTCAACGTGGTTATAGTAGCTGTGGACTCTGGCAGTCCTAGCCTCTCCAGCAACAATTCCTTAGTGGTCAAGGTGGGAGACACCAATGACAACCCTCCTGTCTTTGGTCAGTCTGTGGTTGAGGTTTACTTTCCAGAGAACAACATTCCCGGTGAGAGGGTAGCCACTGTGCTGGCGACAGATGCGGACAGTGGGAAGAACGCAGAGATTGCCTACTCTCTGGACTCCTCAGTGATGGGGACTTTTGCCATAGATCCCGATTCTGGGGACATCTTGGTCAATACAGTACTGGACCGGGAGCAGACTGACAGGTATGAGTTTAAAGTTAATGCCAAAGACAAAGGCATTCCTGTGCTGCAGGGCAGCACCACGGTGATTGTACAGGTGGCTGATAAAAATGACAATGACCCTAAGTTTATGCAGGACGTCTTTACCTTTTATGTGAAGGAAAACTTGCAACCCAACAGCCCTGTGGGAATGGTCACTGTGATGGATGCTGACAAGGGACGGAATGCAGAGATGAGCTTGTACATAGAGGAGAACAGTAACATTTTTTCTATTGAAAATGACACAGGGACCATTTACTCCACAATGTCTTTTGACAGGGAGCATCAGACTACATACACTTTCCGAGTGAAGGCTGTGGATGGGGGAGATCCTCCCCGATCAGCTACAGCCACAGTCTCCCTCTTTGTGATGGATGAAAATGATAACGCTCCCACAGTTACCCTTCCCAGAAACATTTCCTACACCTTGCTGCCACCTTCCAGTAATGTCAGGACAGTAGTAGCTACAGTGCTGGCAACAGACAGTGATGATGGCATCAATGCGGACTTGAACTACAGCATTGTGGGAGGGAATCCTTTCAAGCTGTTTGAGATTGATCCCACCAGTGGTGTGGTTTCCTTAGTAGGAAAACTCACCCAGAAGCATTACGGCTTGCATAGGCTGGTTGTGCAAGTGAATGACAGTGGCCAGCCCTCCCAGTCCACTACGACTTTGGTGCATGTATTTGTCAATGAAAGTGTTTCCAATGCAACTGTGATTGACTCTCAGATAGTCAGAAGTTTGCATACCCCTCTCACCCAGGATATAGCTGGTGACCCAAGCTATGAAATTAGCAAACAGAGACTCAGTATTGTCATTGGGGTGGTGGCTGGCATTATGACAGTGATCCTAATCATTTTGATTGTCATGATGGCAAGATACTGCAggtccaaaaataaaaatggctacgAAGCTGGCAAAAAAGACCACGAAGACTTTTTCACACCCCAGCAGCATGACAAGTCTAAAAAGcctaaaaaagacaagaaaaacaaaaaatctaagcAGCCGCTCTACAGCAGTATCGTCACTGTCGAAGCTTCCAAACCGAATGGACAGAGGTATGACAGTGTCAATGAGAAGTTGTCAGACAGCCCAAGCATGGGCCGATACAGATCTGTTAATGGTGGGCCTGGCAGTCCCGACTTGGCAAGGCATTACAAATCTAGTTCCCCCTTGCCTACTGTCCAGCTTCACCCTCAGTCACCAACTGCAGGGAAAAAACACCAGGCTGTACAAGATCTACCACCAGCCAACACATTTGTGGGAGCAGGAGACAACATTTCAATTGGATCAGATCACTGCTCCGAGTACAGCTGTCAGACCAGTAACAAGTACAGCAAACAG
- the Pcdh7 gene encoding protocadherin-7 isoform X4: protein MLRMRTTGWARGRCLGCCLLLPLCLSLAAAKQLLRYRLAEEGPADVRIGNVASDLGIVTGSGEVTFSLESGSEYLKIDNLTGELSTSERRIDREKLPQCQMIFDENECFLDFEVSVIGPSQSWVDLFEGRVIVLDINDNTPTFPSPVLTLTVEENRPVGTLYLLPTATDRDFGRNGIERYELLQEPGGGGGGGEGRRSGPADSAPYPGGGGNSASGSGPGGSKRRLEAPEGGGGTGPGGRSSVFELQVADTPDGEKQPQLIVKGALDREQRDSYELTLRVRDGGDPPRSSQAILRVLITDVNDNSPRFEKSVYEADLAENSAPGTPILQLRAADLDVGVNGQIEYVFGAATESVRRLLRLDETSGWLSVLHRIDREEVNQLRFTVMARDRGQPPKTDKATVVLNIKDENDNVPSIEIRKIGRIPLKDGVANVAEDVLVDTPIALVQVSDRDQGENGVVTCTVVGDVPFQLKPASDTEGDQNKKKYFLHTSAPLDYETTREFNVVIVAVDSGSPSLSSNNSLVVKVGDTNDNPPVFGQSVVEVYFPENNIPGERVATVLATDADSGKNAEIAYSLDSSVMGTFAIDPDSGDILVNTVLDREQTDRYEFKVNAKDKGIPVLQGSTTVIVQVADKNDNDPKFMQDVFTFYVKENLQPNSPVGMVTVMDADKGRNAEMSLYIEENSNIFSIENDTGTIYSTMSFDREHQTTYTFRVKAVDGGDPPRSATATVSLFVMDENDNAPTVTLPRNISYTLLPPSSNVRTVVATVLATDSDDGINADLNYSIVGGNPFKLFEIDPTSGVVSLVGKLTQKHYGLHRLVVQVNDSGQPSQSTTTLVHVFVNESVSNATVIDSQIVRSLHTPLTQDIAGDPSYEISKQRLSIVIGVVAGIMTVILIILIVMMARYCRSKNKNGYEAGKKDHEDFFTPQQHDKSKKPKKDKKNKKSKQPLYSSIVTVEASKPNGQRYDSVNEKLSDSPSMGRYRSVNGGPGSPDLARHYKSSSPLPTVQLHPQSPTAGKKHQAVQDLPPANTFVGAGDNISIGSDHCSEYSCQTSNKYSKQVDTVQTTNPPGHIEESCKINVCARK from the coding sequence ATGCTGAGGATGCGGACCACGGGATGGGCGCGCGGCCGGTGCTTGGGCTGTTGCCTCCTTCTGCCGCTCTGCCTCAGCCTGGCCGCCGCCAAGCAGCTGCTCCGGTACCGGCTGGCGGAGGAGGGCCCCGCCGACGTGCGGATCGGCAATGTGGCCTCGGACCTGGGCATCGTGACCGGCTCGGGCGAGGTGACTTTCAGCCTCGAGTCTGGCTCTGAGTACCTGAAGATTGACAACCTCACCGGCGAGCTGAGCACCAGCGAGCGGCGCATCGACCGAGAGAAGCTACCCCAGTGTCAGATGATCTTCGACGAGAATGAGTGTTTCTTGGACTTTGAGGTATCCGTGATAGGGCCCTCGCAGAGCTGGGTGGACCTGTTCGAGGGTCGGGTCATCGTGCTGGACATCAACGACAACACGCCCACCTTCCCGTCACCGGTGCTCACACTCACGGTGGAGGAGAACCGGCCTGTGGGAACGCTCTACCTGCTGCCCACGGCCACCGATCGTGACTTCGGTCGCAATGGAATCGAGCGCTATGAGCTGCTCCAGGAGCCCgggggtggcggtggcggcggcgaaGGAAGGCGCTCGGGGCCGGCGGACAGCGCCCCCTACCCAGGGGGCGGCGGGAACAGTGCGAGCGGCAGCGGCCCTGGAGGCTCCAAACGGCGGCTGGAGGCGCCTGAGGGTGGCGGCGGGACCGGTCCTGGTGGCCGAAGCAGTGTGTTCGAGCTGCAGGTGGCAGACACGCCAGACGGCGAGAAACAACCGCAGCTGATAGTGAAGGGGGCGCTGGACCGGGAGCAGCGAGACTCCTATGAGCTGACCCTCCGAGTGCGCGATGGGGGCGATCCACCGCGGTCCTCGCAGGCTATCTTGAGGGTGCTCATCACCGACGTGAATGACAACAGCCCCCGCTTCGAGAAGAGCGTGTATGAGGCCGACCTGGCTGAGAACAGCGCTCCGGGCACCCCGATCCTGCAGTTGCGCGCCGCCGATTTGGACGTGGGGGTCAATGGACAGATCGAGTATGTATTTGGGGCTGCTACCGAGTCGGTAAGAAGGCTACTGCGTCTGGACGAAACGTCGGGCTGGCTCAGTGTCTTGCACCGTATTGACCGCGAGGAAGTGAATCAGCTGCGATTCACTGTCATGGCCCGTGACCGCGGGCAGCCCCCCAAGACAGATAAGGCCACGGTGGTCCTCAACATCAAAGATGAGAACGACAACGTTCCCTCCATCGAAATCCGCAAGATAGGGCGCATCCCACTTAAGGACGGGGTGGCCAACGTGGCCGAGGATGTCCTAGTGGACACCCCCATTGCCCTGGTGCAGGTGTCCGACCGAGACCAAGGCGAGAACGGGGTAGTCACCTGTACGGTAGTGGGAGATGTGCCTTTCCAGCTTAAACCAGCCAGCGACACAGAGGGCGATCAGAACAAGAAAAAGTACTTCCTGCACACGTCGGCCCCACTGGACTATGAGACCACCCGGGAGTTCAACGTGGTTATAGTAGCTGTGGACTCTGGCAGTCCTAGCCTCTCCAGCAACAATTCCTTAGTGGTCAAGGTGGGAGACACCAATGACAACCCTCCTGTCTTTGGTCAGTCTGTGGTTGAGGTTTACTTTCCAGAGAACAACATTCCCGGTGAGAGGGTAGCCACTGTGCTGGCGACAGATGCGGACAGTGGGAAGAACGCAGAGATTGCCTACTCTCTGGACTCCTCAGTGATGGGGACTTTTGCCATAGATCCCGATTCTGGGGACATCTTGGTCAATACAGTACTGGACCGGGAGCAGACTGACAGGTATGAGTTTAAAGTTAATGCCAAAGACAAAGGCATTCCTGTGCTGCAGGGCAGCACCACGGTGATTGTACAGGTGGCTGATAAAAATGACAATGACCCTAAGTTTATGCAGGACGTCTTTACCTTTTATGTGAAGGAAAACTTGCAACCCAACAGCCCTGTGGGAATGGTCACTGTGATGGATGCTGACAAGGGACGGAATGCAGAGATGAGCTTGTACATAGAGGAGAACAGTAACATTTTTTCTATTGAAAATGACACAGGGACCATTTACTCCACAATGTCTTTTGACAGGGAGCATCAGACTACATACACTTTCCGAGTGAAGGCTGTGGATGGGGGAGATCCTCCCCGATCAGCTACAGCCACAGTCTCCCTCTTTGTGATGGATGAAAATGATAACGCTCCCACAGTTACCCTTCCCAGAAACATTTCCTACACCTTGCTGCCACCTTCCAGTAATGTCAGGACAGTAGTAGCTACAGTGCTGGCAACAGACAGTGATGATGGCATCAATGCGGACTTGAACTACAGCATTGTGGGAGGGAATCCTTTCAAGCTGTTTGAGATTGATCCCACCAGTGGTGTGGTTTCCTTAGTAGGAAAACTCACCCAGAAGCATTACGGCTTGCATAGGCTGGTTGTGCAAGTGAATGACAGTGGCCAGCCCTCCCAGTCCACTACGACTTTGGTGCATGTATTTGTCAATGAAAGTGTTTCCAATGCAACTGTGATTGACTCTCAGATAGTCAGAAGTTTGCATACCCCTCTCACCCAGGATATAGCTGGTGACCCAAGCTATGAAATTAGCAAACAGAGACTCAGTATTGTCATTGGGGTGGTGGCTGGCATTATGACAGTGATCCTAATCATTTTGATTGTCATGATGGCAAGATACTGCAggtccaaaaataaaaatggctacgAAGCTGGCAAAAAAGACCACGAAGACTTTTTCACACCCCAGCAGCATGACAAGTCTAAAAAGcctaaaaaagacaagaaaaacaaaaaatctaagcAGCCGCTCTACAGCAGTATCGTCACTGTCGAAGCTTCCAAACCGAATGGACAGAGGTATGACAGTGTCAATGAGAAGTTGTCAGACAGCCCAAGCATGGGCCGATACAGATCTGTTAATGGTGGGCCTGGCAGTCCCGACTTGGCAAGGCATTACAAATCTAGTTCCCCCTTGCCTACTGTCCAGCTTCACCCTCAGTCACCAACTGCAGGGAAAAAACACCAGGCTGTACAAGATCTACCACCAGCCAACACATTTGTGGGAGCAGGAGACAACATTTCAATTGGATCAGATCACTGCTCCGAGTACAGCTGTCAGACCAGTAACAAGTACAGCAAACAG